One Pseudomonas fluorescens genomic region harbors:
- a CDS encoding MFS transporter: MNKHIGTIARWRVQIFAITWLAYAAFYFTRKAFSVAKLGIAEDPEFMLDKMAMANLDAIYLAAYAIGQFTWGMLADRFGPRVVVLGGLLISAAAALVMGSFATLPIFATCMLVQGLAQSTGWSGLCKNLGSFFPAQQRGRVLGLWSSCYAFGGLVASPFAGWWAYTLIGTWHAAFISSAVVVAAAAVLFFIFQRNKPEDVGLPAVEPEPLLSAEEVEANSKLSVWEPLKEILRNRTVLVLGLAYFMLKPARYAILLWGPVIVFEQMPSVGKVGAAIIPTAFELAGLLGPIMIGLASDKLFGARRMPACVLSLLALTVTLALFMAALQTGSVLLVVALLFVMGLTLYGPDSMISGAAAIDFGKAKAGATAAGFVNGCGSVGAVLGGLLPGYFDTVTVFIVFAGCALFSALVLIPHWNSRPVGVMEPRASIPNRPLTVKPLRS, translated from the coding sequence ATGAACAAGCACATCGGCACCATTGCGCGTTGGCGCGTGCAGATTTTCGCGATTACCTGGTTGGCGTACGCCGCTTTCTACTTCACCCGCAAAGCGTTTTCGGTGGCCAAGCTCGGCATCGCCGAAGACCCCGAGTTCATGCTCGACAAGATGGCCATGGCCAATCTTGACGCAATCTATCTGGCGGCGTACGCCATTGGTCAATTCACGTGGGGCATGCTCGCCGACCGCTTTGGCCCGCGCGTCGTGGTGCTCGGCGGTTTGCTGATTTCCGCTGCGGCGGCGCTGGTCATGGGCAGTTTCGCGACGCTGCCGATTTTCGCCACCTGTATGTTGGTCCAAGGTCTGGCGCAATCAACCGGATGGTCGGGGTTGTGTAAAAACCTTGGCAGTTTCTTTCCCGCACAACAGCGCGGACGCGTGCTTGGGTTGTGGAGTTCCTGCTACGCGTTCGGGGGGCTGGTGGCTTCGCCGTTCGCGGGCTGGTGGGCGTACACGCTGATCGGCACCTGGCACGCCGCGTTCATCTCCAGCGCCGTCGTCGTCGCGGCAGCCGCCGTGCTGTTCTTCATTTTCCAGCGCAACAAACCGGAAGACGTCGGCTTGCCGGCGGTTGAACCAGAGCCGCTGCTGAGCGCCGAAGAGGTGGAAGCCAACAGCAAGCTCAGCGTCTGGGAACCGTTGAAGGAAATACTGCGCAACCGTACGGTGCTGGTGTTGGGCCTGGCGTATTTCATGTTGAAACCGGCGCGCTACGCGATTTTATTGTGGGGGCCGGTGATCGTCTTCGAACAGATGCCCAGCGTTGGCAAGGTCGGCGCGGCGATCATTCCTACGGCGTTCGAGCTGGCCGGATTGCTCGGGCCAATCATGATCGGCCTGGCCTCGGACAAGTTGTTCGGTGCCCGCCGCATGCCTGCCTGTGTTTTGAGCCTGCTGGCGTTGACCGTGACCTTGGCGCTGTTCATGGCCGCGTTGCAGACCGGCAGCGTGCTGTTGGTGGTAGCACTGCTGTTCGTCATGGGCCTGACTCTGTACGGCCCGGACTCGATGATCAGCGGCGCGGCCGCCATCGACTTCGGCAAGGCCAAGGCCGGCGCCACGGCGGCCGGTTTCGTCAACGGCTGCGGCTCGGTCGGTGCGGTGCTTGGCGGTTTGTTGCCAGGATACTTCGATACGGTGACGGTGTTCATCGTCTTCGCCGGTTGCGCCCTGTTCTCGGCGCTGGTGCTGATTCCGCACTGGAACAGCCGCCCCGTCGGCGTGATGGAGCCGCGCGCATCGATCCCCAATCGCCCGTTGACCGTCAAACCCCTGCGTTCCTGA
- a CDS encoding 2-aminoethylphosphonate--pyruvate transaminase: MSIAEPILLTPGPLTTSARTRQAMMVDWGSWDDRFNQLTASLCEQLLAILNGGATHHCVPLQGSGTFAVEAAIGTLVPRDGKILVLINGAYGRRLAKICEVLGRSFSTFETAEDEPTTAADVDRLLRADRDITHVALIHCETSTGILNPLQEIAEVVAQHGKRLIIDAMSSFGALPVDAQKVPFDALIAASGKCLEGVPGMGFVFARKESLAAAAGNSPSLAMDLYDQHAYMQKTGQWRFTPPTHVVAALHEALLQYNEEGGLPARHARYAANCQALMEEMARLGLRSFLPAAIQAPIIATFHAPSDPRYQFKDFYERVKAKGYILYPGKLTQVETFRVGCIGHVTPDQMRQAVAAVGEVLREMEVLDI; the protein is encoded by the coding sequence ATGAGTATCGCCGAACCCATCCTGCTTACTCCCGGCCCGTTGACCACTTCGGCCCGCACCCGCCAGGCGATGATGGTCGACTGGGGGTCGTGGGATGACCGCTTCAACCAATTGACCGCCAGCCTTTGCGAGCAACTGCTCGCAATCCTCAACGGCGGTGCCACTCATCATTGCGTGCCGTTGCAGGGCAGCGGCACGTTCGCGGTTGAGGCGGCCATCGGCACGCTGGTGCCGCGTGACGGCAAAATACTGGTGCTGATCAACGGCGCCTACGGCAGACGCCTGGCGAAAATCTGTGAAGTGCTCGGCCGCTCCTTCAGCACGTTCGAAACCGCCGAGGACGAGCCAACCACCGCCGCTGACGTCGATCGTCTGTTGCGCGCCGACCGCGATATCACCCACGTCGCGCTGATTCATTGCGAAACCAGCACCGGGATTCTCAACCCGCTGCAGGAGATCGCCGAGGTGGTCGCGCAACATGGCAAACGCCTGATCATTGATGCCATGAGTTCCTTCGGCGCGCTGCCGGTGGATGCGCAGAAAGTGCCGTTCGATGCGCTGATCGCCGCGTCAGGCAAGTGCCTGGAGGGCGTGCCGGGGATGGGGTTTGTCTTCGCGCGCAAAGAATCGCTGGCCGCTGCCGCCGGCAACTCGCCTTCACTGGCGATGGATTTGTACGACCAGCACGCCTACATGCAAAAGACCGGGCAATGGCGCTTTACCCCGCCGACCCATGTGGTCGCCGCGCTGCACGAAGCCTTGCTGCAATACAACGAAGAAGGTGGCTTGCCGGCGCGGCATGCGCGTTACGCGGCGAACTGCCAGGCGCTGATGGAAGAGATGGCCAGGCTGGGCCTGCGCAGTTTCCTGCCGGCGGCGATTCAGGCGCCGATCATCGCCACGTTCCATGCGCCGAGTGATCCGCGTTACCAGTTCAAGGATTTCTACGAGCGGGTCAAAGCCAAGGGTTACATCCTTTATCCGGGCAAATTGACCCAGGTCGAAACCTTCCGCGTCGGCTGCATCGGCCACGTCACCCCGGACCAAATGCGCCAGGCCGTCGCGGCGGTCGGCGAAGTGTTGCGCGAGATGGAAGTGCTCGACATCTAA
- a CDS encoding AraC family transcriptional regulator encodes MKPAPMRLGDLSVGFVHSLADAVRSHDADPQPLLEQYGLDAARLAEAGARLSIPRYMRLGHSAIQLTGDPALGLRMGRLIRLSQAGLAGVTAAQAPTVREAARCLIRFEPLYGSNYRGQSSFHEDAKGAWLRFYSISPYNAYNRFVVDSIFAGWLHQLSAVSREPLRAERIDIEFDEPDYREAYGVLGDCPIQFGAERNQLRLGLDCLAQRNPEHCPSTWRHLLQLCERELEQLTRTRSLRERITQLLGPLLNGGREPDLEEVAARLKLPTWTLRRKLAEEGTQFRAILNDTRRDLAMTYIRDTELAFGEIAYLLGFASAEAFQRAFKRWSGQTPGEFRRSHRKMA; translated from the coding sequence ATGAAGCCTGCGCCGATGCGTCTCGGTGATTTGTCGGTGGGCTTCGTCCACAGCCTGGCCGATGCGGTGCGCAGCCATGACGCCGATCCACAGCCGCTGCTTGAACAGTACGGACTGGACGCGGCGCGCCTGGCCGAGGCCGGGGCTCGATTATCTATTCCACGTTATATGCGCTTGGGCCACAGCGCGATTCAGTTGACCGGTGATCCGGCGCTGGGTTTGCGCATGGGCCGCCTCATACGCCTTAGCCAGGCCGGGCTGGCCGGCGTCACCGCCGCTCAGGCGCCCACCGTACGAGAAGCGGCGCGTTGTCTGATCCGCTTTGAACCGCTGTACGGTTCCAACTATCGCGGGCAATCGAGTTTTCACGAAGACGCCAAGGGCGCCTGGCTACGGTTCTACTCGATCAGCCCGTACAACGCTTACAACCGTTTTGTAGTGGATTCGATCTTCGCCGGCTGGCTGCATCAGTTGTCGGCGGTCAGCCGCGAACCGTTGCGGGCCGAGCGGATCGATATCGAATTTGATGAGCCCGATTACCGTGAGGCCTACGGTGTGCTAGGCGACTGCCCGATTCAGTTCGGTGCCGAGCGCAATCAACTGCGCCTGGGCCTCGACTGCCTCGCTCAACGCAATCCCGAGCATTGCCCAAGTACCTGGCGGCACCTGCTGCAACTGTGTGAACGGGAACTGGAACAATTGACCCGCACCCGCAGCCTGCGCGAACGCATTACCCAATTGCTGGGGCCGTTGCTCAACGGCGGCCGGGAACCCGATCTGGAAGAAGTCGCGGCACGCTTGAAGCTGCCGACATGGACATTGCGGCGCAAACTCGCTGAGGAAGGCACGCAGTTTCGCGCGATCCTCAATGACACCCGCCGTGACTTGGCCATGACCTACATCCGCGACACCGAACTGGCATTCGGTGAAATTGCCTACCTGCTCGGATTTGCATCAGCCGAAGCCTTTCAGCGCGCGTTCAAACGCTGGAGCGGACAGACCCCCGGCGAGTTCCGCCGTAGCCATCGCAAAATGGCTTGA
- a CDS encoding carbon-nitrogen hydrolase family protein — MRKLLYLTFSMALVAALASYAMWAADRPTGHYLSDLRIKLAVDQGTPSGRGNLLGIQPELFPTDYQSPARLHRKLAAYLQQARDQGLLNDKTVVVLPEHVGTWLMISGEKDELYQAPTLGEAMNWLAASNPLLFARAWLSAKGSRRLDDTHLRMKSKAMARDYQALFGGLANEFNVTLVAGSIVLPEPGVRDGQLEPGSGALFNSSVVFGRDGVPLGQPQRQMHPIFEQSETLAAEDKHAINVVDTPAGRLGVLIGSDSWYPDNYRKLDEQGAQLIAVPAFVVGHNVWDQPWAGYKGSSTPGSISLKPGEVSEGQAWHRLTLTAQPPSSKAIAGVSVFLRGQFWDKLTSGQSFLSSNGQQFADGEARGARLLNIWL; from the coding sequence ATGCGCAAACTTTTGTACCTGACGTTTTCCATGGCCCTTGTGGCTGCCCTTGCTTCCTACGCCATGTGGGCGGCAGACCGGCCGACGGGACATTACCTGTCGGACCTGCGTATCAAACTCGCGGTCGATCAAGGCACGCCGTCCGGTCGCGGCAATCTGCTGGGCATCCAGCCCGAACTGTTCCCTACCGATTATCAAAGCCCGGCGCGCCTGCATCGCAAACTCGCGGCGTATCTGCAGCAAGCGCGGGACCAGGGCTTGTTGAATGACAAAACCGTTGTGGTGTTGCCCGAGCATGTCGGCACCTGGCTGATGATCAGCGGCGAAAAGGATGAGCTGTATCAGGCGCCAACGCTCGGCGAAGCAATGAACTGGCTGGCGGCGAGCAATCCGTTGCTCTTCGCCCGCGCCTGGCTCAGCGCCAAGGGCAGTCGTCGCCTGGACGACACGCATTTGCGCATGAAGTCCAAGGCGATGGCCCGCGACTATCAGGCGCTGTTCGGCGGGTTGGCCAACGAGTTCAACGTCACGCTGGTGGCAGGCTCGATCGTACTGCCCGAGCCCGGTGTGCGCGATGGCCAGCTCGAACCGGGCAGCGGCGCCCTGTTCAATAGCAGCGTGGTGTTTGGCCGAGACGGCGTACCGCTGGGCCAACCGCAACGGCAGATGCACCCGATCTTCGAGCAGAGCGAAACCCTCGCGGCCGAAGACAAACACGCGATCAATGTGGTCGACACCCCGGCCGGACGCCTCGGCGTTCTGATCGGCAGCGACAGCTGGTACCCGGACAACTATCGCAAGCTCGATGAACAAGGCGCGCAACTGATCGCGGTGCCGGCGTTCGTGGTCGGTCACAATGTCTGGGATCAACCGTGGGCCGGCTACAAGGGTTCAAGTACGCCGGGCTCGATCAGCCTCAAGCCCGGCGAAGTCAGCGAAGGTCAGGCCTGGCATCGGCTCACCTTGACCGCGCAACCGCCGAGCAGCAAAGCGATCGCCGGCGTCAGCGTGTTCCTGCGCGGGCAGTTTTGGGACAAGCTGACATCGGGCCAGAGCTTTCTCAGTAGCAACGGCCAGCAGTTCGCCGATGGCGAGGCCCGTGGCGCGCGTTTGCTGAATATCTGGTTGTAA
- a CDS encoding LysR substrate-binding domain-containing protein, producing MNLFQLRAFDAVAREGSFTRAAARLFISQPAVTGHIKALEEHYQITLLRRTARRVELTEEGTKLAAITRAMFGLAEEAQAMLEANRQLLTGRLEVAADGPHMVMPMLASLRARYPGITVNLRLGNAQETLAALLSEHADVAVLTEVEPRKGLHLQALSESRICALVPAGHPWAMRTDELKLSELDQVIMVLREPSSITRRTFDQACAQASIQPRVLLELDSREAVTEAVAAELGVGVVSSVEISHDPRVVAIPVVGEGLLNRHMIGCMERRRELRLIQAFFGLAPA from the coding sequence ATGAATCTGTTCCAGCTGCGCGCCTTCGACGCCGTCGCCCGCGAAGGCAGCTTCACCCGCGCCGCTGCGCGTTTGTTCATCAGCCAACCGGCGGTCACCGGACACATCAAGGCGCTGGAGGAGCACTATCAGATCACCTTGCTGCGACGCACCGCCCGACGAGTGGAACTGACGGAAGAGGGCACCAAACTGGCGGCGATCACTCGGGCGATGTTCGGTCTGGCCGAGGAAGCGCAAGCGATGCTCGAGGCAAACCGGCAATTGCTCACCGGCCGGCTGGAGGTGGCAGCGGACGGCCCGCACATGGTCATGCCGATGCTCGCCAGCTTGCGTGCGCGGTATCCGGGGATCACCGTTAATCTGCGGTTGGGCAATGCCCAGGAAACCCTGGCGGCGTTGCTCTCCGAGCATGCGGATGTCGCGGTGCTGACCGAAGTCGAACCGCGCAAAGGCCTGCATTTGCAGGCGTTGAGCGAGTCGCGGATCTGCGCGCTGGTGCCCGCGGGACATCCGTGGGCGATGCGAACCGATGAATTGAAACTCAGTGAACTGGATCAGGTGATCATGGTGCTGCGCGAGCCGAGTTCAATCACCCGGCGCACGTTCGATCAGGCCTGTGCGCAGGCATCGATCCAGCCGCGCGTATTGCTCGAACTGGACAGTCGTGAGGCCGTGACCGAGGCCGTCGCCGCCGAACTGGGGGTAGGGGTCGTGTCTTCGGTAGAGATCAGTCACGACCCGCGGGTTGTAGCGATTCCGGTTGTCGGCGAAGGGTTGCTCAATCGGCACATGATCGGCTGCATGGAGCGGCGGCGGGAGTTGCGCTTGATTCAGGCGTTCTTTGGCCTGGCGCCAGCCTGA
- a CDS encoding cytochrome b produces MPWTSSESRYSTVSVLLHWLMLVLLVLVYASMELRGFFPKGSGGRALIREMHYLLGLNVFVLVWFRLLARSLGPAPKIFPASPAWQTVVARLMHWALYLFMISMPILGWLITSAEGHQVMFYGFDLPLLVAEDKPFAKQVEGWHVLIATIGYWLIGLHALAGLYHHYVVRDNTLLRMMPKRA; encoded by the coding sequence ATGCCGTGGACAAGCTCGGAATCGCGTTACAGCACCGTTTCGGTGTTGCTGCACTGGCTGATGCTGGTGTTACTGGTGCTGGTATACGCCAGCATGGAATTGCGCGGTTTCTTTCCCAAGGGCAGCGGCGGCCGCGCGTTGATTCGCGAAATGCACTACTTGCTGGGCCTCAACGTATTCGTGCTGGTGTGGTTTCGCTTGCTCGCGCGCAGCCTTGGCCCGGCGCCGAAGATTTTCCCCGCTTCACCGGCCTGGCAAACCGTCGTGGCGCGGCTGATGCATTGGGCGTTGTACCTGTTCATGATCAGCATGCCGATATTGGGCTGGCTGATCACCAGCGCCGAGGGCCATCAAGTCATGTTCTACGGTTTCGATTTGCCGCTGCTGGTGGCTGAAGACAAACCGTTTGCCAAGCAAGTCGAAGGCTGGCACGTGCTGATCGCCACGATCGGCTATTGGCTTATCGGGCTGCACGCGCTGGCGGGGCTTTATCACCATTACGTGGTGCGCGACAACACCCTCCTGCGGATGATGCCCAAGCGCGCCTAG
- a CDS encoding 1-aminocyclopropane-1-carboxylate deaminase/D-cysteine desulfhydrase, with amino-acid sequence MFPPAPLELLHLDWLTSAGIEVAILRLDQIDPLISGNKWFKLVEHLKAAERAGAEGIISLGGAHSNHLHALAAAGKRLGLKTVGLLRGHAQDTPTVRDLQACGMHLHWLGYGGYRARHEPGFWTPWQAQYPDLHAVPEGGGGLTGALGCAAIKQQVDTQLADLGWGNFDAWWLACGTGTTLAGLALAENGRRLVYGALAVPDDHGVAPNIQAILEQAAGPAADYRLIDASRGGFAKVDPPLLAFIEHTEQVSGVPLEPVYTGKALLALKQHVESGELARGARLVFVHTGGLQGRRGFDAD; translated from the coding sequence ATGTTCCCCCCAGCCCCCCTCGAACTGCTTCATCTGGACTGGCTGACCAGCGCCGGCATCGAAGTGGCGATCCTGCGCCTCGACCAGATTGATCCGCTGATCAGCGGCAATAAATGGTTCAAACTCGTCGAACACCTCAAGGCAGCCGAACGTGCTGGCGCTGAAGGCATCATCAGCCTCGGCGGCGCTCATTCCAATCATTTGCATGCATTGGCGGCAGCGGGTAAACGTCTGGGCTTGAAAACCGTGGGCTTGTTGCGCGGGCATGCGCAGGACACGCCGACGGTCAGGGATCTGCAGGCTTGCGGCATGCACCTGCACTGGCTGGGTTACGGCGGATACCGGGCGCGCCATGAGCCGGGATTCTGGACGCCATGGCAGGCACAGTATCCCGATTTGCACGCAGTGCCCGAGGGTGGTGGTGGACTGACCGGCGCTTTGGGTTGCGCCGCGATCAAGCAGCAGGTCGATACGCAGTTGGCAGATCTGGGTTGGGGGAATTTCGATGCCTGGTGGCTGGCGTGTGGCACCGGCACGACATTGGCCGGGCTGGCGCTCGCTGAAAATGGCAGGCGCTTGGTGTACGGCGCGCTGGCGGTGCCGGACGATCACGGCGTAGCGCCGAACATCCAGGCAATCCTTGAACAAGCCGCTGGACCTGCGGCGGACTATCGACTGATCGACGCCAGCCGTGGCGGTTTCGCCAAGGTTGATCCGCCATTGCTGGCCTTTATCGAGCACACCGAGCAGGTCAGCGGCGTTCCGTTGGAGCCCGTGTACACCGGCAAAGCGTTACTGGCGCTCAAGCAACACGTCGAGTCGGGCGAATTGGCCAGAGGCGCGCGGCTCGTCTTCGTGCATACCGGCGGTTTGCAGGGGCGCAGAGGATTCGACGCGGATTAA
- a CDS encoding LysR family transcriptional regulator, with translation MSVSHAQLKAFHAVAVHGSFTRAAERLFLTQPAISDQVRKLEERFGVLLFHRNKRSVRLTDLGERLLAVTQRLFVIEAEAQELLQESQALQTGSLILAVDAPVHVLPQIARFCERYPGISVKIETGNTDESLFRLFNYQADLALLGRDVNDERLLCVALRNDPMVAFVSRNHPWAERESICLADLDDTPLVLREHGSVTRQTLEEEMARAGFRIRPAIQVEGREAAREAVVVGIGVGVVSAAEFGADARVCALPITDCTRRLTETLVCLREQSSRRVVATFLDMVRESLV, from the coding sequence ATGTCCGTGTCCCACGCCCAACTCAAAGCCTTCCACGCTGTTGCCGTGCATGGCAGCTTCACTCGCGCCGCCGAGCGCCTGTTTCTGACGCAACCGGCGATTTCCGATCAGGTGCGCAAACTGGAAGAGCGTTTCGGCGTGCTGCTGTTTCACCGCAATAAACGTTCCGTGCGCCTGACCGATCTCGGCGAGCGCCTGCTGGCGGTCACCCAACGGCTGTTCGTGATCGAAGCAGAAGCGCAGGAGTTGCTGCAGGAATCCCAGGCTTTGCAGACCGGCAGCCTGATTCTGGCTGTGGACGCGCCTGTCCATGTGCTGCCGCAGATCGCGCGGTTCTGCGAACGCTATCCGGGCATCAGCGTAAAAATCGAAACCGGCAATACCGACGAGTCATTGTTTCGCCTGTTCAATTACCAGGCCGACCTGGCGTTGTTGGGCCGCGATGTCAATGACGAGCGCTTGCTGTGTGTGGCATTGCGTAACGATCCGATGGTGGCGTTCGTGTCGCGCAATCACCCGTGGGCCGAGCGTGAATCGATCTGCCTGGCGGATCTCGATGACACACCGTTGGTACTGCGTGAACACGGTTCGGTGACGCGGCAGACACTGGAAGAGGAAATGGCCCGCGCCGGGTTTCGCATTCGCCCGGCGATCCAGGTCGAAGGCCGCGAAGCCGCGCGCGAGGCGGTGGTGGTGGGGATCGGCGTGGGGGTGGTTTCAGCGGCGGAATTTGGCGCGGACGCGCGGGTTTGCGCCTTGCCGATCACCGACTGCACCCGCCGCCTGACCGAAACGCTGGTGTGTTTGCGTGAGCAGAGTTCGCGGCGCGTGGTGGCGACGTTCCTCGACATGGTTCGCGAGAGCCTTGTGTAA
- a CDS encoding NADPH-dependent 2,4-dienoyl-CoA reductase, whose amino-acid sequence MTAAHYPHLLAPLDLGFTTLRNRTLMGSMHTGLEEKPGGFERMAAYFAERARGGVGLMVTGGIGPNDEGGVYSGAAKLTTEEEALKHRIVTRAVHDAGGKICMQILHAGRYAYSPKQVAPSAIQAPINPFKPKELDEEGIEKQISDFVTCSVLAQTAEYDGVEIMGSEGYFINQFLAAHTNHRTDRWGGSYENRMRLPVEIVRRVREAVGPNFIIIFRLSMLDLVEGGSTWDEIVTLAKAIEQAGATIINTGIGWHEARIPTIATKVPRAAFSKVTAKLRGSVSIPLITTNRINTPEIAEQILAEGDADMVSMARPFLADPDFVNKAAEGRADEINTCIGCNQACLDHTFGGKLTSCLVNPRACHETELNYLPVQQIKKIAVVGAGPAGLSAATVAAERGHQVTLFDSASEIGGQFNIAKRVPGKEEFFETLRYFKRKLQTTNVEVCLNTRVDVAKLVEGGYDEIILATGIAPRVPAIPGVENAKVLSYLDVILERKPVGKRVAVIGAGGIGFDVSEFLVHQGVATSLDRAAFWKEWGIDTQLEARGGVAGIQAAPHAPAREVFLLQRKKTKVGDGLGKTTGWIHRTGLKNKQVQMLNSVEYLGIDDQGLHIRIGESGEPQVLAVDNIVICAGQDPLRELQDGLVAAGQNVHLIGGADVAAELDAKRAINQGSRLAAEL is encoded by the coding sequence ATGACCGCCGCTCATTACCCGCACCTGTTGGCCCCGCTGGATCTGGGATTCACCACGCTGCGCAACCGTACCCTGATGGGTTCGATGCACACTGGCCTGGAAGAAAAACCGGGCGGTTTCGAGCGCATGGCAGCGTATTTCGCCGAGCGGGCCCGGGGTGGCGTTGGCCTGATGGTCACTGGCGGCATTGGCCCGAACGACGAGGGCGGGGTGTATTCCGGCGCGGCCAAACTGACCACCGAGGAAGAAGCCCTCAAGCACCGCATCGTCACCCGCGCCGTTCACGATGCGGGCGGCAAGATCTGCATGCAGATCCTGCATGCCGGCCGTTATGCCTATAGCCCGAAACAAGTCGCGCCGAGTGCGATTCAGGCGCCGATCAATCCGTTCAAGCCCAAAGAACTCGACGAAGAGGGCATCGAAAAGCAGATCAGCGATTTCGTCACCTGTTCCGTTCTGGCGCAAACCGCCGAGTACGACGGCGTCGAGATCATGGGTTCGGAAGGTTATTTCATCAATCAGTTCCTCGCCGCACACACCAACCACCGCACTGACCGTTGGGGTGGCAGCTACGAAAACCGTATGCGCCTGCCGGTGGAAATCGTGCGGCGCGTGCGCGAAGCGGTCGGCCCGAATTTTATTATTATTTTCCGTCTGTCGATGCTTGATCTGGTCGAGGGTGGCAGTACCTGGGACGAAATCGTCACGCTGGCCAAAGCCATCGAACAGGCCGGTGCGACGATCATCAACACCGGCATCGGTTGGCACGAAGCACGGATTCCGACCATCGCCACCAAAGTCCCGCGTGCGGCGTTCAGCAAGGTCACGGCCAAGCTGCGCGGCTCGGTAAGCATTCCGCTGATCACCACCAACCGCATCAATACCCCGGAGATCGCCGAGCAGATTCTTGCCGAAGGCGATGCCGACATGGTTTCGATGGCGCGGCCGTTCCTCGCCGACCCGGATTTCGTCAACAAGGCCGCCGAAGGTCGTGCCGATGAAATCAACACCTGCATCGGCTGCAATCAGGCCTGCCTCGACCACACCTTCGGCGGCAAGCTCACCAGTTGCCTGGTCAACCCGCGTGCCTGCCACGAAACCGAACTCAATTACTTGCCGGTACAGCAGATCAAGAAAATTGCCGTCGTTGGCGCTGGCCCTGCCGGGTTGTCCGCCGCGACCGTGGCCGCCGAGCGTGGTCATCAGGTCACGCTGTTTGACTCGGCCAGTGAAATTGGCGGTCAGTTCAACATTGCCAAGCGCGTGCCGGGCAAAGAAGAATTCTTCGAAACCCTGCGTTACTTCAAGCGCAAGTTGCAAACCACGAATGTCGAGGTGTGCCTGAACACCCGCGTCGATGTGGCGAAACTGGTCGAAGGCGGGTATGACGAAATCATCCTCGCCACCGGTATTGCGCCGCGTGTGCCGGCGATTCCGGGCGTCGAGAATGCCAAGGTGCTCAGTTATCTGGATGTGATTCTGGAGCGCAAACCGGTTGGCAAACGCGTGGCAGTGATCGGCGCTGGCGGCATCGGTTTCGACGTGTCGGAATTCCTCGTTCATCAAGGCGTGGCCACCAGTCTCGATCGCGCGGCGTTCTGGAAAGAGTGGGGCATCGATACGCAACTGGAGGCCCGTGGTGGCGTGGCTGGAATCCAAGCGGCGCCGCACGCACCGGCGCGGGAAGTGTTCCTGCTGCAACGCAAGAAAACCAAGGTCGGCGATGGTCTGGGCAAGACCACTGGCTGGATTCACCGCACAGGTCTGAAGAACAAGCAGGTGCAGATGCTCAACAGCGTTGAATACCTGGGCATCGACGATCAGGGCCTGCACATCCGCATCGGTGAAAGCGGCGAGCCGCAAGTGCTGGCGGTGGACAATATCGTGATCTGCGCGGGGCAGGATCCGCTGCGCGAATTGCAGGACGGTCTGGTGGCAGCGGGGCAAAACGTGCACCTGATCGGTGGCGCCGACGTCGCCGCAGAGCTGGACGCCAAACGCGCAATCAACCAAGGCTCGCGCCTCGCGGCCGAGCTGTAA
- the phnX gene encoding phosphonoacetaldehyde hydrolase: MNYTNPSKLQAAILDWAGTVVDFGSFAPTQIFVEAFAEFDVQVSIEEARGPMGMGKWDHIRTLCDQPAVAERYRKVFGRTPTDDDVTAIYNRFMPLQIEKIAEHSALIPGALETIAKLREQGIKIGSCSGYPKPVMDKVVELAATNGYIADHVVATDEVPNGRPWPAQALANVIALGIDDVGACVKIDDTVPGILEGRRAGMWTVALICSGNALGLDYEGFRALGSDELASERKRIHALFESSRPHYMIDTISDLPEVIADINRRLANGEMPQSA, encoded by the coding sequence ATGAACTACACCAATCCAAGCAAGCTGCAAGCCGCGATCCTCGACTGGGCCGGCACTGTGGTCGATTTCGGTTCTTTCGCTCCCACGCAGATCTTCGTCGAAGCGTTTGCCGAGTTCGATGTGCAGGTTTCCATCGAAGAAGCCCGCGGTCCGATGGGCATGGGCAAGTGGGATCACATCCGCACCCTGTGCGATCAACCCGCAGTGGCCGAGCGTTACCGCAAGGTGTTCGGCCGCACGCCGACCGATGACGACGTTACCGCTATCTACAACCGTTTCATGCCGCTGCAGATCGAGAAGATCGCCGAGCACTCCGCGCTGATTCCCGGTGCGCTGGAAACCATTGCCAAGCTGCGCGAGCAAGGCATCAAGATCGGCTCCTGCTCCGGGTATCCGAAACCGGTGATGGACAAAGTCGTCGAACTCGCCGCCACCAACGGCTACATCGCGGACCACGTAGTGGCGACCGATGAAGTGCCGAACGGTCGTCCATGGCCGGCGCAGGCATTGGCTAATGTGATTGCCTTGGGCATCGACGACGTCGGCGCCTGCGTGAAAATCGACGACACCGTACCGGGCATCCTCGAAGGGCGCCGCGCCGGCATGTGGACAGTGGCGCTGATTTGCTCGGGCAACGCGCTGGGTCTGGACTACGAAGGTTTTCGCGCTTTGGGCAGCGATGAACTGGCGAGCGAACGCAAGCGCATCCACGCGCTGTTCGAAAGTTCGCGCCCGCATTACATGATCGACACCATTAGCGATTTGCCGGAAGTCATCGCCGACATCAATCGACGTCTGGCCAACGGTGAGATGCCGCAAAGCGCCTGA